A stretch of DNA from Chloroflexota bacterium:
TCTTGCGATTCTCGGTCAAGAACTTTCGGAATGGTACACGCTTGGTTTCCGAGGTGCATTCGGGGGTCGAGGATTCGCATGGATGGGAAAGCTTGATCTCGAAGGAGACAGGATCGTCTGGCACGTGGACGCTGGCGACGCTGAACTGGATGCCTATCACGAACTCCTCCAGCGCCTCGACGGGCTAGTAGCGAATGGCCGCGTCGCGATTGCGCGCCTCGACGTCGGACTGGACGAAGGGTCGGTGACGGAGGGCTAGGGGCGATCAGGGGGCGCGGGGATCCGGAGGCGCGACCCAGTTTCTATGGAGCAAGTTTCTAGACGCCTGGAACCGAGATGCGCTTCGACAGGTGGACGTAGAGACAAGAGTCGACCCGGATGGGATCTTGAATGGTTGGCTCGGGTTTCCCGGCGCCACCGAACGCCAGCTCTTGGCGGCGCTCGAGTTTGGAGACCGAAGCATGGCGCCTCGCGTCGCCTGGTGGGTGAAGCGGGGTGTGCCCGGCGCGATGCTCTATCAGAACTGGCGCGACGGGCGCGACCTTGGTTTGCACCAGAGGCGTTACCTCTTCGAGGCGTTCGATCTCAGTGAAATCCAGGAGATCGTGCTTGCTGCCTTCGCCCGCATCTTCGCCGACCTCGGGCCCGTCTACGCCTTTTCACGCGAGCGACGCGGCAAGCTCCCGATACTGCGCCGCGAGCGGGTCATCAGGGTAGCGCGTCGAGAAGACGCCGCCGCTCGCGAGGGCGTGCATGTCGCTGTTGTGCTGAATGACGGCGGCGACGTGGCAGCCGTAAACCTGCTCCACCTGCCGCCGAATTGCAGCGGGGTCGAAGGCGAGGGGAACGTTGTTCACGAGGATCTCGATCCTCGGCACGCCGAGCTGGCGCGCCACTTCCACGGCCACGGCCGTGCCCAGGTAGTCCTGCTCGTCCGCGCGCATCACAAGGAGTAGGACGTCCGCCGTGGCGAGGGAGAGCAGCGTCTCCGCGTTCATCCCCGGGTGCGTATCGATGATGAGCACGTGGAGCCGTAGGAGCTCGACGAGCTTCAGGAGGCCCTCGTGCAGGACGGCGAAGTCGTAGCCCTCGCGGATTACGCGTGCGATCTCGCCACCGCTGAGGCTCGATGGG
This window harbors:
- a CDS encoding MinD/ParA family protein; amino-acid sequence: MAQIVAVHSFRGGTGKSNTTANISAMLAASGQRTAVIDCDIQSPGIHVLFGLGGKQLQHSLNEYLRGECSIEQAAVDVAANVGLANGSSLHLIPSSLSGGEIARVIREGYDFAVLHEGLLKLVELLRLHVLIIDTHPGMNAETLLSLATADVLLLVMRADEQDYLGTAVAVEVARQLGVPRIEILVNNVPLAFDPAAIRRQVEQVYGCHVAAVIQHNSDMHALASGGVFSTRYPDDPLAAQYRELAASLA